The genome window CGAAGGAAGCCTTAGTCTGGACGGCAAGGTCGCAGCGCCGAAACTGGGGCTGCTGAGCTATGTGATTGCCGGATCCGACCCCGATGCGCGTGACGTCGTGTTCGTGCCCGTTGGCCTGAATTATGACCGGGTGATCGAAGACCGTATTCTGACCGAAGCCGCAGCTTCGGGCGACCGCAGGTTCCGCGCCTCGATCCCGACAGGGCTGCGTTTCGCAGCCCGCTGGGCCTGGCGTCGGATGCGCGGCAAGGCCCGCCGCTTTGGCTTTGCCGCCGTCAGCTTTGGTTCTCCGCTATCGTTGAAGGGGGTTCTAGATGAACATACCGGCGACCCGACACGCTTTGTCGCGGCCGAACTGTTTCGGCGCATCCGCTCGGTTGTGCCGGTGCTGCCCGTCCCGCTGGTGGCGAGCGCGCTGTTGCAGCAGTCCGGGCCGATATCGAAAACCGCACTGACCGCGCGGGTTGACGAATTGCTTGGGCGACTGCGCACTGCCGGTGCGCATATGCAATTGCCAGGCAAGGACGCCAGCGCGGCAGTCGATGCCGGGCTGAAGGTTTTGACACTGCGCAAAATCGTTAGTGAATCCGGTGCGGGCCTGCTGACGGTGGTTCCGGATGAGGCACCGTTGCTCGATTTCTACGCTGCCAGCATTTCCCATCACCTGAGCTGACCCGAAACTGGCACGAACGGCATGAAGGCCGCTGGCAAGATCGCCGTGCCGATACTGCACATGCAGAAATTCAAGAAGACACAAAATTACAAGAATTGGCATTTTCGGATTGTAATCTTGCGTGATGAGCGATAGCACGCGGTAAACACGGCGCACCGCCGCGCTGCAGCACCGCGAGGATTCCAATGGCACTCGACACCAACATTGCAGAAAAGAAAGACCTTTATGACATGGGTGAACTGCCGCCGCTGGGCCATGTTCCGGCGCAGATGCACGCCTGGGCGATTCGGCGTGATCGGCAGGGCGAACCTGATCAGGCAATGCAGCTGGAGGTCGTCGACACCCCCGCCATCGACAGCCACGAGGTTCTGGTGATGGTGATGGCCGCAGGTGTCAATTACAACGGCATCTGGGCCGGTCTGGGCATTCCGATCAGTATGTTTGATGTGCACAAGGCCGACTATCACATCGCCGGGTCGGATGCGGCGGGTGTGGTCTGGGCCGTCGGCGAAAAGGTCAGCCGCTGGAAAGTCGGGGACGAGGTTGTGATTCACTGCAACCAGGACGACGGCGATGACGAAGAATGCAACGGCGGCGACCCGATGTTCAGCCCCAGTCAGCGGATCTGGGGGTACGAAACCCCCGACGGGTCCTTCGCGCAATTCACCCGCGTTCAGGCCCAGCAACTGATGCCGCGCCCGCGCCACCTGACGTGGGAGGAATCGGCCTGCTATACCCTGACACTCGCCACAGCTTACCGGATGCTGTTTGGCCACCACCCGCATGAATTGAAACCGGGCCAGAACGTACTGGTCTGGGGGGCATCCGGCGGCCTTGGATCCTTCGCAATCCAACTGGTCAACGCGGCAGGCGGCAACGCAATCGGCGTAATCTCGGACGAAGACAAACGCGACTTCGTCATGGGGCTGGGCGCCAAGGGCGTCATCAACCGCAAGGATTTTTCCTGCTGGGGCCAGATGCCCGTTGTGAACAGCCCCGAATACAGCAGCTGGCTGAAAGAGGCGCGCCGCTTCGGCAAAGCCATCTGGGAAATCACCGGCAAAGGCATCAGCGTTGACATGGTTTTCGAACACCCCGGAGAAGCGACGTTCCCGGTGTCGACCCTTGTGGTCAAAAAGGGCGGCATGGTGGTGATCTGTGCCGGGACGACAGGCTATAATCTGACGCTGGACGCGCGCTATCTGTGGATGCACCAGAAGCGCGTTCAGGGCAGCCATTTCGCCAACCTCAAACAGGCCAGCGCGGCCAATAAGCTGATGGTCGAACGCCGCCTCGATCCCTGCATGTCCGAGGTTTTTGCATGGGCCGATGTTCCAGCGGCGCACATCAAGATGCGCAAGAACCAGCATCTGCCGGGCAATATGGCCGTGCTGGTCCAATCACCGCTTACCGGCCTCAGAACGATTGAGGATGTGATCGAAGCGGGGCAAATTGGCTGATTGTTCAGATAACTGGCGGATAATCTCGGGTTTACCCTACGTTAATTATGAAATGCTGACGATGAGTGTTTGCTTCGCTGCATCTGGTCCGCAATAATACACCAATTGGGGGAAATCGATTTAGCGGGGCCGCACATGTGTGATGCGGATTATTCATGACACATTTTTGGATTCTGGAAGTCCTGGCCGATCTTGAGAAATTTTCGGCGCAGAACGGCTTGCTTCAACTTGCAGAGCAACTCAGCAAATGCCGCGAAGTGGCCTTGAAAGAACTTGGGTCGCCAACGGCTGCGAAGGAATTGCAGAAAATCGGTACTGACAAGTAACGCGGCTGGCGGGTTGAAGCACGCACGGATAAGCTGCGCCCATGGCCCTGCCGATACATCAATTCTCTGACGATCAGGCCGAGGCCTTTGACGCGATATCCGAACTGCTGCGTGGCGCTGGCGTGGACGTCGAAGAAAGCCTGACCAAGCCACCGATCGAGGATCAGAAGACGCAGGTTCTGGCCGTTGTCGGCAAGGCCGGATCGGGCAAAACCATGCTGCTGGCCAAGCTGGCCGAAGCGCTGGATGACGCCGGGGTCGAAACGATATCGGGCGATTACGAAGGTCGGCGCAGCAAGACCAAGCGGACGCTTGCGATCCTTGCGCCCACGAACAAGGCCGCCAGCGTGCTGCGCGCCCACGGGGTGCCCGCAACCACGATCCACCGCATTATTTATACCCCGGTTTACGACCCCGAATACGAACGCATCGCCGAATGGCTGGTCGGAACCCAAGGCGCGGAACGACCAGAGGTTGAAGGCCTGACCGATGCCGCGCTGGAGCGCGCGCAGGAATTCTATCGTCAGCACCGGTCCATCCCCGGAGCTTTGGCCGCCGCAGGCCTGCGCGGATCCGATTTCATTCAGGGCTGGAAACGGCGCGACGATCCGTTGGATATCGGCTTTGTCGACGAAAGTTCGATGCTGGACGACAAGCAGTTTGAGGATTTGAAAGAGATTTTTCCGACCCTCGTCCTGTTTGGCGATCCCGCTCAGCTGGCCCCGGTAAACCAGTCCGGCGCGATGATCTTCGATGGTCTGCCCGAGCCGCGCAAACTGGTGCTCAGCCGGGTTCACCGGCAGGACAAGGGCAATCCGATTCTGGATCTGGCGCATGCGCTGGGCGACGATGATCTGACGTTTGAAGGCTTTGAAGACATGATCCGCAAGGCCGCCGAAACCGATGATCGCGTGGTCGTCGCGGGCCGGGTGGAGGCGGCATTGATGGCGCGGTCCCCAGTGCTGGTCTGGCGCAACGCCACGCGGGTGCGGCTGATCCAGGCGTTCCGCGCAGCTTACGGAGCCCCGATTGACGCCCTTCTACCCGGTGAACCGCTGATCTGCGACGGAATCGAATTGCCCCT of Paracoccaceae bacterium contains these proteins:
- the ccrA gene encoding crotonyl-CoA carboxylase/reductase; this translates as MALDTNIAEKKDLYDMGELPPLGHVPAQMHAWAIRRDRQGEPDQAMQLEVVDTPAIDSHEVLVMVMAAGVNYNGIWAGLGIPISMFDVHKADYHIAGSDAAGVVWAVGEKVSRWKVGDEVVIHCNQDDGDDEECNGGDPMFSPSQRIWGYETPDGSFAQFTRVQAQQLMPRPRHLTWEESACYTLTLATAYRMLFGHHPHELKPGQNVLVWGASGGLGSFAIQLVNAAGGNAIGVISDEDKRDFVMGLGAKGVINRKDFSCWGQMPVVNSPEYSSWLKEARRFGKAIWEITGKGISVDMVFEHPGEATFPVSTLVVKKGGMVVICAGTTGYNLTLDARYLWMHQKRVQGSHFANLKQASAANKLMVERRLDPCMSEVFAWADVPAAHIKMRKNQHLPGNMAVLVQSPLTGLRTIEDVIEAGQIG
- a CDS encoding AAA family ATPase; its protein translation is MALPIHQFSDDQAEAFDAISELLRGAGVDVEESLTKPPIEDQKTQVLAVVGKAGSGKTMLLAKLAEALDDAGVETISGDYEGRRSKTKRTLAILAPTNKAASVLRAHGVPATTIHRIIYTPVYDPEYERIAEWLVGTQGAERPEVEGLTDAALERAQEFYRQHRSIPGALAAAGLRGSDFIQGWKRRDDPLDIGFVDESSMLDDKQFEDLKEIFPTLVLFGDPAQLAPVNQSGAMIFDGLPEPRKLVLSRVHRQDKGNPILDLAHALGDDDLTFEGFEDMIRKAAETDDRVVVAGRVEAALMARSPVLVWRNATRVRLIQAFRAAYGAPIDALLPGEPLICDGIELPLKHRKKRIDLEARGLIKGTQAVYLGPGRKPGFSRLHVFGAEEPQVSAASIIKIEAPGEEEPFIPYAARMGAAFLHGAAVTIHKAQGSQWDTVQVFAPDLWAASRAGRVEAGIALWKRLAYVAITRAENRLLWVVRNRLARPETALMVDDLAPPPAPLELTGEDA